One window of the Burkholderia ubonensis subsp. mesacidophila genome contains the following:
- a CDS encoding quinone oxidoreductase family protein, with translation MKAAIVNGAGERPVHAEFEAPHALPGHRLVDVTASALSRLAQAQASGSHYSSMGGFPFVAGVDGTGRLDDGQRVYFFGPVAPFGAMAERTVVPDAQCVPLPDGLDDVTAAAIAIPGMSSWAALTERARMAAGETVLVNGATGASGRLAVRIAKHLGAAKVIATGRNAAALAALQSAGADAVVSLQQDDAHLARALEPHFRAGVDVVLDYLWGASARALLVSAAKATPEGRPLRFMQIGSISGAEVLLPGAVLRATAITLMGSGLGSIALPRLLDAVRAVFDAVEPARLHIDANAIPLAEVDRYWDDASSLVRPVFVMHGDA, from the coding sequence ATGAAAGCCGCAATCGTCAATGGAGCGGGCGAGCGCCCCGTTCATGCCGAGTTCGAAGCGCCGCACGCATTGCCCGGCCACCGGCTGGTCGACGTGACCGCGTCCGCGCTGAGCCGCCTCGCGCAGGCCCAGGCGTCCGGTTCGCACTATTCTTCGATGGGCGGCTTTCCGTTCGTCGCGGGCGTCGACGGCACGGGGCGTCTCGACGACGGGCAGCGCGTCTATTTCTTCGGCCCGGTCGCGCCGTTCGGCGCGATGGCCGAGCGCACGGTCGTGCCCGACGCGCAATGCGTGCCGCTGCCTGACGGGCTCGATGATGTCACCGCTGCCGCGATCGCGATCCCGGGAATGTCGTCATGGGCCGCGCTGACGGAGCGGGCGCGCATGGCGGCCGGGGAGACCGTGCTGGTCAACGGCGCGACGGGCGCGTCCGGACGGCTGGCCGTGCGGATCGCGAAGCACCTGGGCGCGGCGAAGGTGATCGCCACCGGACGCAACGCGGCGGCGCTGGCAGCGTTGCAATCGGCAGGCGCGGACGCTGTGGTGTCGCTGCAGCAGGACGACGCGCATCTGGCGCGCGCGCTGGAGCCGCACTTCCGCGCGGGCGTGGACGTCGTGCTTGATTATCTGTGGGGCGCGAGCGCGCGGGCGCTGCTGGTGTCGGCGGCAAAGGCGACGCCGGAAGGCCGGCCGCTGCGCTTCATGCAGATCGGCTCGATCAGCGGCGCCGAGGTGCTGCTGCCCGGCGCGGTGCTGCGCGCGACCGCGATTACGCTGATGGGCAGCGGCCTCGGGAGCATTGCGCTGCCGCGCCTGCTGGACGCGGTGCGTGCGGTGTTCGACGCGGTCGAGCCGGCGCGCCTGCACATCGACGCGAACGCCATCCCGCTGGCGGAGGTCGACCGGTATTGGGACGACGCGAGCAGTCTCGTCCGCCCGGTATTCGTGATGCATGGGGATGCGTGA
- a CDS encoding AraC family transcriptional regulator has translation MSNAPLLPADLVTSSDGPFIAAAELTQRDARMTAPHRHARGQLVGALTGLLSLGLDDQDWVVPAVHAIWIPPHCVHSLRSFGPFSGWSVFVAEPRCGSLPQAPHAIRTSALLREAVRRAASWRGAALDAAQARVAEVILDEISASPPVTLGLPRPRDPRVGRITDALSVDLADKRRLEEWATWAGIAPRTLSRRFVAETGLTFAQWRQQARLLRALEKVADGVPVTTIALDLGYDNVSAFIDMFRRALGTTPGRYMEAGHDGRRGDAA, from the coding sequence ATGTCGAACGCTCCGCTTCTTCCCGCCGATCTCGTAACGTCTTCCGATGGCCCGTTCATCGCCGCCGCCGAGCTGACGCAGCGCGACGCGCGCATGACCGCGCCGCATCGCCATGCGCGCGGCCAGCTGGTCGGCGCGCTGACCGGCCTGCTGTCGCTCGGCCTCGACGATCAGGACTGGGTCGTGCCGGCCGTCCATGCGATCTGGATTCCGCCGCATTGCGTGCATTCGCTGCGGTCGTTCGGGCCGTTCTCCGGCTGGAGCGTGTTCGTTGCGGAACCGCGCTGCGGATCGCTGCCGCAGGCGCCGCACGCGATCCGCACCTCCGCGCTGTTACGCGAGGCGGTGCGGCGCGCGGCAAGCTGGCGCGGCGCCGCGCTCGACGCGGCGCAAGCGCGCGTGGCGGAAGTGATCCTCGACGAGATCTCGGCATCGCCGCCGGTCACGCTCGGCCTGCCGCGCCCGCGCGATCCGCGGGTCGGACGGATCACCGACGCGTTGAGCGTCGATCTCGCGGACAAGCGTCGCCTCGAGGAATGGGCGACGTGGGCGGGCATCGCACCGCGCACGCTGAGCCGCCGCTTCGTCGCCGAAACGGGGTTGACGTTCGCGCAGTGGCGCCAGCAGGCGCGGCTGCTGCGCGCGTTGGAGAAGGTGGCCGACGGCGTGCCGGTGACGACGATCGCGCTCGATCTCGGCTACGACAACGTGAGCGCGTTCATCGACATGTTCCGGCGCGCGTTGGGAACGACCCCGGGGCGGTATATGGAAGCTGGACACGACGGACGCCGGGGCGACGCCGCGTAG
- a CDS encoding 5-carboxymethyl-2-hydroxymuconate Delta-isomerase, which translates to MPHIVVEYTANLRDDARIPALLRTINATLIAQGGVFPTGGIRSRAIELQDYCVADGTEDDAFVHVTLKIGAGRSEEVKKAACDALFDAINAHFAELYAKRYLALSMELTEFSESGSYKHNNIHARYQRAG; encoded by the coding sequence ATGCCACACATCGTCGTCGAGTACACCGCGAACCTTCGCGACGACGCGCGCATTCCCGCGCTGCTGCGCACGATCAACGCGACGCTGATCGCGCAGGGCGGCGTGTTCCCGACCGGCGGCATCCGCTCGCGCGCGATCGAGCTGCAGGACTACTGCGTCGCGGACGGCACCGAGGACGATGCGTTCGTCCACGTGACGCTGAAGATCGGCGCGGGCCGCAGCGAAGAAGTGAAAAAGGCCGCGTGCGACGCGCTGTTCGACGCGATCAACGCGCATTTCGCCGAGCTGTACGCGAAGCGCTACCTTGCGCTGTCGATGGAGCTGACCGAGTTCAGCGAGAGCGGCTCGTACAAGCACAACAACATTCACGCCCGCTACCAGCGGGCCGGCTGA
- the hpaI gene encoding 4-hydroxy-2-oxoheptanedioate aldolase yields the protein MQMPSNPFKAALARGDAQIGLWLGLASPYSAEVVADAGFDWLLIDGEHAPNTVPTILAQLQAIAPYPSHPVVRVPWNDPVIVKQVLDLGAQTLLVPMVQSAAEARAAVAATRYPPEGIRGVGSALARASRWNRVGDYLQRANGEMAVLVQVETRAGLDAIDAIARVDGVDGVFIGPADLAADLGQLGNPGHQDVQAAIDHAIRTIKAAGKAPGILSADEAAARRYLEAGALFVAVGVDTTLLARSAERLAAQFKGKPADAAKQGDGTY from the coding sequence ATGCAGATGCCATCGAATCCCTTCAAGGCCGCGCTCGCGCGCGGCGACGCGCAGATCGGGCTGTGGCTCGGCCTCGCCAGTCCGTACAGCGCCGAAGTCGTCGCGGACGCCGGTTTCGACTGGCTGCTGATCGACGGCGAGCATGCGCCGAACACGGTGCCGACGATCCTCGCGCAATTGCAGGCGATCGCGCCGTATCCGTCGCATCCGGTCGTGCGCGTGCCGTGGAACGACCCGGTGATCGTCAAGCAGGTGCTCGATCTCGGCGCGCAGACGCTGCTCGTGCCGATGGTGCAGAGCGCGGCCGAGGCGCGCGCGGCGGTGGCCGCGACCCGCTATCCGCCGGAAGGCATCCGCGGCGTCGGCAGCGCGCTGGCGCGGGCGTCGCGCTGGAATCGCGTCGGCGACTACCTGCAGCGCGCGAACGGCGAGATGGCGGTGCTCGTGCAGGTCGAGACGCGTGCGGGGCTCGACGCGATTGATGCGATCGCGCGGGTGGACGGCGTCGACGGCGTGTTCATCGGGCCGGCCGACCTGGCGGCCGACCTCGGGCAGCTCGGCAATCCGGGGCATCAGGATGTGCAGGCAGCGATCGATCATGCGATCCGCACGATCAAGGCGGCCGGCAAGGCGCCGGGGATTCTCAGCGCCGATGAAGCGGCGGCGCGGCGGTATCTCGAAGCGGGTGCGTTGTTTGTCGCGGTGGGGGTCGATACGACGTTGCTCGCGAGAAGCGCGGAGCGGTTGGCGGCGCAGTTCAAGGGGAAACCGGCCGACGCCGCGAAGCAGGGCGACGGCACGTATTGA
- the hpaH gene encoding 2-oxo-hept-4-ene-1,7-dioate hydratase, with the protein MFDTATIDQLARRLDDAERERKQIRQISLDYPDITIDDAYAIQRAWVSLKLAEGRVLKGHKIGLTSKAMQNTSQIDEPDYGALLDDMFFEDGGTIPTGRFIVPRVEVELAFVLRKRLSGPNCTIFDVYDAVDYVVPALEIIDARSQSIDPDTQRPRKVFDTIADNAANAGVVIGGRPVRPADVDLRWVAAIMSRNGVVEETGVAAGVLNHPANGVVWLANRLARFDVALEPGQIVLGGSFTRPCAARAGDTFSVDYGPLGTIQCHFG; encoded by the coding sequence ATGTTCGATACCGCGACCATCGACCAGCTCGCGCGCCGCCTCGACGACGCGGAGCGCGAACGCAAGCAGATCCGCCAGATCTCGCTCGACTATCCCGACATCACGATCGACGACGCCTATGCGATCCAGCGCGCGTGGGTCAGCCTCAAGCTTGCGGAGGGCCGCGTGCTGAAGGGGCACAAGATCGGCCTCACGTCGAAGGCGATGCAGAACACGTCGCAGATCGACGAGCCGGACTACGGCGCGCTGCTCGACGACATGTTCTTCGAGGACGGCGGCACGATCCCGACCGGGCGCTTCATCGTACCGCGCGTCGAGGTCGAGCTCGCGTTCGTGCTCCGCAAGCGTCTGAGCGGGCCGAACTGCACGATCTTCGACGTGTACGACGCGGTCGACTACGTCGTGCCCGCGCTCGAGATCATCGACGCGCGCAGCCAGTCGATCGACCCCGATACGCAGCGCCCGCGCAAGGTGTTCGACACGATCGCCGACAACGCGGCGAACGCCGGCGTCGTGATCGGCGGGCGGCCCGTGCGGCCGGCCGACGTCGACCTGCGCTGGGTCGCGGCGATCATGTCGCGCAACGGCGTGGTCGAGGAAACCGGCGTCGCGGCCGGCGTGCTGAACCATCCGGCCAACGGTGTCGTGTGGCTCGCGAACCGGCTCGCGCGCTTCGACGTCGCGCTGGAGCCCGGGCAGATCGTGCTCGGCGGGTCGTTTACGCGGCCGTGCGCGGCGCGCGCCGGCGACACGTTCAGCGTCGACTACGGTCCGCTCGGGACCATTCAATGCCATTTCGGGTGA
- a CDS encoding IS110 family RNA-guided transposase has protein sequence MSASSVMVGIDVAKEHVDIAVLGAERIAQRWANDAEAHSALAAALQPLNVALVVMEATGGYEAALACALQAAGLPVAVINPRQARDFAKSMGRLAKTDTIDAHMLAEFASVLVRRKDLANFIRPLADTQQQALAAMVTRRRQLLGMLLSERQRLQLAIPVVRPSIEAMIDAIRKQLDDVDAQMVTHVRAHYSALDELLRSASGIGPVASATLIAELPELGRLNRRQIAALVGVAPMAWDSGTTRGHRRIQGGRFDIRRVLYMAALTASRRNPAIAAFYQRLIAAGKPPKVALVACMRKLLTVLNAMVKTSTPWDSSLHSA, from the coding sequence ATGTCTGCTTCCTCAGTAATGGTGGGTATCGACGTAGCCAAGGAGCACGTCGATATTGCGGTATTGGGCGCCGAACGCATTGCGCAGCGATGGGCTAACGATGCCGAGGCACATTCGGCCCTGGCAGCGGCCCTGCAACCCCTGAACGTGGCTCTGGTCGTCATGGAAGCCACGGGCGGCTACGAAGCGGCGCTTGCGTGTGCGTTGCAGGCGGCAGGCTTGCCGGTCGCCGTGATCAACCCGCGTCAGGCGCGCGACTTTGCCAAATCGATGGGGCGTCTGGCCAAGACCGATACGATCGATGCTCACATGCTGGCGGAGTTCGCATCGGTACTGGTTCGTCGCAAGGATCTGGCCAACTTCATTCGACCGCTGGCCGACACCCAGCAACAAGCGCTGGCCGCCATGGTCACACGCCGTCGTCAGTTGCTCGGCATGTTGCTGTCCGAGCGGCAGCGTTTGCAGCTGGCCATTCCGGTCGTACGCCCGAGCATAGAAGCCATGATCGACGCCATCCGCAAGCAGCTTGATGATGTCGACGCCCAGATGGTTACCCACGTCCGCGCGCACTACAGCGCACTCGACGAACTGCTGCGCTCGGCAAGCGGTATCGGCCCAGTGGCCAGTGCTACCTTGATCGCAGAACTGCCCGAACTTGGCCGGCTCAATCGCCGCCAGATCGCTGCGTTGGTTGGCGTCGCTCCGATGGCATGGGACTCGGGAACTACCCGGGGGCACAGGCGCATTCAAGGCGGACGGTTCGATATCCGTCGCGTCCTGTACATGGCAGCGCTCACCGCTTCGCGACGCAACCCCGCTATTGCCGCTTTTTATCAACGACTGATCGCCGCAGGCAAACCGCCCAAGGTCGCGCTGGTTGCCTGCATGCGCAAGCTCCTGACCGTGCTCAACGCCATGGTCAAAACCAGCACACCTTGGGACAGTTCGCTTCATTCCGCTTGA